In one window of Pseudochaenichthys georgianus chromosome 5, fPseGeo1.2, whole genome shotgun sequence DNA:
- the rfesd gene encoding LOW QUALITY PROTEIN: Rieske domain-containing protein (The sequence of the model RefSeq protein was modified relative to this genomic sequence to represent the inferred CDS: inserted 1 base in 1 codon) encodes MGPPSXAHRADSSMVVRLDGGDTAVEFQAFHRAMEPTGGLYLVGKKDELIEAKRSFRTLEGRDILIIYHQNDFYAIDSYCYHAGAILQNGDIEEFDGKMCIVCPNHKYKICLAQGEGIYKARDPREKPSVLRWFSKGVKKRTHTVTENNGDVYVKLYEQRGFIESDFYQGEKGKVQRKSMDPLHYCMMNLLGVRYLMTDTVILLGSCLS; translated from the exons ATGGGGCCTCCTT CTGCACACCGAGCTGACAGCAGTATGGTTGTTCGGCTTGACGGAGGAGACACTGCTGTTGAGTTTCAAG CCTTTCACAGAGCCATGGAGCCCACAGGAGGGCTTTATCTTGTGGGGAAGAAGGATGAACTGATTGAAGCAAAGCGCTCTTTCAGAACACTAGAGGGGCGGGACATATTGATCATCTACCACCAGAACGACTTCTATGCTATCGACTCTTACTGCTATC ACGCTGGGGCAATACTGCAAAATGGAGACATTGAG GAATTTGACGGCAAGATGTGCATAGTTTGTCCGAAccacaagtacaagatctgtctGGCCCAAGGGGAGGGCATTTACAAGGCCAGAGACCCCAGGGAAAAGCCGTCTGTGCTCAGATGGTTCTCCAAGGGTGTGAAGAAGCGGACTCACACGGTCACTGAGAACAATGGGGATGTCTATGTCAAGCTTTATGAGCAAAGAGGCTTCATCGAGTCAGACTTCTACCAGGGAGAGAAGGGCAAGGTGCAAAGGAAGTCAATGGATCCTCTACATTATTGTATGATGAATCTACTTGGTGTCCGATATTTAATGACGGATACAGTAATTTTACTTGGGTCTTGTTTATCTTGA